From a region of the Bradyrhizobium sp. KBS0727 genome:
- a CDS encoding Gfo/Idh/MocA family protein → MNSKGSASDARADARRDLRVGVIGAGVMGSNHARVLAGLPDVTLVGIVDPLPEHRARATALAGCRAFASLEELFDEGVDAITIAAPTHLHHEIALACITRNIHILVEKPVASTVEEGEDIVSAARSAGVTLMVGHVERFNPAVAAIKQAISGEDILSIGITRVGPFPPRMSNVGVVIDLAVHDIDLIRWFTESDIVEVQPQLSSAVAEREDIALLQFRTASGVLAHINTNWLTPFKARNVTVATRGKYVMGDLLTRQVTECFGFKPDGSYSMRHLPVGHDEPLRAELIAFLSAVRTGDVPAVSGDEGVASLAIAIRCLEQPPKPAANAARKGPRRIVG, encoded by the coding sequence ATGAATTCCAAAGGATCCGCATCTGATGCGCGTGCCGATGCGCGTCGCGACTTGCGCGTTGGCGTGATCGGTGCAGGCGTCATGGGCAGCAACCATGCCCGCGTGCTGGCAGGTCTGCCCGACGTGACGCTGGTCGGCATCGTCGACCCGTTGCCGGAACACCGCGCGCGCGCCACCGCACTTGCCGGCTGCCGCGCATTCGCGAGTCTCGAAGAACTGTTCGATGAGGGCGTCGATGCGATAACGATCGCGGCGCCGACGCATCTTCACCACGAGATCGCGCTCGCCTGCATCACGCGCAACATCCATATCCTGGTCGAGAAGCCGGTCGCTTCCACGGTCGAGGAGGGGGAGGACATCGTCTCCGCGGCGCGCAGTGCCGGCGTGACGCTGATGGTCGGTCATGTCGAGCGCTTCAATCCGGCGGTTGCCGCGATCAAGCAGGCGATCTCGGGCGAGGATATTCTTTCGATCGGCATCACCCGCGTCGGACCGTTTCCGCCGCGGATGTCGAATGTCGGCGTCGTCATCGACCTCGCCGTGCATGATATCGACCTGATCCGCTGGTTCACCGAATCCGACATCGTCGAGGTGCAACCGCAGCTTTCCAGCGCGGTCGCCGAGCGCGAGGACATCGCGCTGTTGCAGTTCCGCACCGCATCTGGCGTGCTCGCGCACATCAACACCAACTGGCTGACGCCGTTCAAGGCGCGCAACGTCACGGTTGCGACCCGCGGCAAATATGTGATGGGCGATCTGCTGACGCGCCAAGTGACGGAGTGTTTCGGCTTCAAGCCCGACGGCAGCTATTCGATGCGCCATCTGCCGGTCGGCCACGACGAACCGCTGCGCGCCGAACTGATCGCGTTCCTCAGTGCGGTCCGCACCGGCGACGTGCCGGCGGTTTCCGGCGACGAAGGCGTCGCCAGTCTCGCGATCGCCATCCGCTGCCTCGAACAGCCCCCCAAGCCCGCCGCCAACGCCGCGCGCAAGGGACCGCGCCGCATCGTCGGCTGA
- a CDS encoding mannose-1-phosphate guanylyltransferase/mannose-6-phosphate isomerase yields MNRRIIPLIMCGGAGTRLWPASREVHPKQFLPLFGARSTFQDTILRVSDTGLFERPVIITNNAYRFMVLEQLAEIGLEADVLLEPMRRDSGPAIAAGAAYAQARDQDAIVLALAADHVVRDVPAFLAACREGLTAAEAGHIVTFGVEPERAATEYGYISPGDAISGQVRAVAKFVEKPDPTTAAAYIKSGYLWNSGNFMFRAAVLLDEYRKVDADSVEAVGHAVAKAGTDLGFVKLDEAAFGSAKSISIDYAVMEKTSRAAVVPVACGWSDVGSWHAVWELSDKDNEGNAARGGAVFEDSRNCNVVTDRALVALEGVDDLVVIATQDAVLVSRQKDANGLKRLVAKLKTVAPQVTEDHIRVHRPWGSYQSVDNGDRHQVKRIIVKPGGRLSLQKHHHRSEHWIVVRGTAQVTVNELVKTVHENESIYIPIGAVHRLENPGKIQLELIEVQTGSYFGEDDIIRIEDDYRRT; encoded by the coding sequence ATGAACCGACGAATTATTCCCCTGATCATGTGCGGCGGCGCCGGCACACGGTTGTGGCCGGCCTCGCGCGAAGTCCATCCGAAGCAGTTCCTGCCCTTGTTCGGCGCGCGTTCGACGTTCCAGGACACCATCCTGCGGGTATCCGACACCGGACTGTTCGAGCGTCCGGTCATCATCACCAACAATGCCTATCGCTTCATGGTGCTCGAACAGCTCGCCGAGATCGGCCTCGAGGCCGACGTGCTGCTCGAGCCGATGCGCCGCGACTCCGGACCCGCGATCGCGGCCGGCGCTGCCTATGCGCAGGCGCGCGACCAGGACGCGATCGTGCTGGCGCTTGCGGCCGATCACGTGGTGCGCGACGTGCCTGCCTTTCTCGCCGCCTGCCGCGAAGGGCTGACGGCTGCGGAAGCCGGGCATATCGTGACGTTCGGCGTGGAGCCGGAACGTGCCGCCACCGAATATGGCTATATCAGCCCCGGCGACGCGATCTCGGGCCAAGTTCGCGCGGTGGCTAAATTCGTCGAGAAGCCGGATCCGACAACGGCCGCGGCCTACATCAAGTCGGGTTATCTCTGGAACAGCGGCAACTTCATGTTCCGCGCCGCCGTGCTGCTCGACGAATATCGCAAGGTCGATGCCGACAGCGTCGAGGCGGTCGGTCATGCGGTGGCGAAGGCCGGCACCGACCTCGGATTCGTCAAGCTCGACGAGGCCGCGTTCGGATCGGCAAAATCGATCTCGATCGACTATGCGGTGATGGAAAAAACCTCGCGCGCCGCGGTGGTGCCGGTGGCGTGCGGCTGGTCCGATGTCGGCTCCTGGCATGCGGTGTGGGAGTTGTCCGACAAGGACAATGAAGGCAACGCGGCGCGGGGCGGGGCGGTGTTCGAGGATTCCCGCAATTGCAATGTGGTGACCGACCGGGCGCTGGTCGCGCTCGAAGGCGTCGACGATCTCGTCGTGATCGCGACCCAGGATGCGGTGCTGGTGTCCAGGCAAAAGGACGCCAACGGACTGAAGCGCCTGGTCGCGAAGCTGAAGACCGTGGCGCCGCAGGTGACCGAGGATCACATCCGGGTGCACCGGCCCTGGGGATCCTATCAATCGGTCGACAATGGCGACCGCCACCAGGTCAAGCGTATCATCGTCAAGCCGGGCGGGCGGCTGTCGCTGCAGAAGCACCACCATCGCTCCGAGCACTGGATCGTGGTGCGCGGAACGGCCCAGGTCACCGTCAACGAACTGGTCAAGACCGTGCACGAGAACGAATCGATCTACATCCCGATCGGCGCCGTGCACCGGCTGGAGAATCCCGGCAAGATCCAGCTCGAACTGATCGAGGTGCAGACCGGAAGCTATTTCGGCGAGGACGACATCATCCGTATCGAGGATGACTATCGGCGCACCTGA
- a CDS encoding NAD-dependent epimerase, whose product MSDQTILVTGAAGFIGFHVARRLLAEGCTVVGLDNLNDYYDPALKTARLDLLRGERRFSFEQTDLADRPAMARLFARHRFERVVHLAAQAGVRYSIDHPHAYVDANLEGFVNVLEGCRHHGCGHLVYASSSSVYGANTKLPFSVDDKTDRPISLYAATKKANELIAHSYSHLYRLPVTGLRFFTIYGPWGRPDMAIFIFTRAILEGTPIKLFNHGKMRRDFTYIDDVTSAVMRLVDQASPDAGPAAGAPARVYNVGNNHPEELTHVVAVLERELGRAAVREMLPMQPGDVTETFADVTELMRDTGFRPQTSIEDGLHEFVAWYRDHYRI is encoded by the coding sequence ATGTCGGATCAGACAATATTGGTCACCGGGGCCGCGGGTTTCATCGGCTTCCACGTTGCCCGCCGGCTGCTGGCCGAAGGCTGCACCGTGGTCGGACTGGACAATCTTAACGATTATTACGATCCGGCGCTGAAAACGGCCCGCCTCGACCTCCTAAGGGGCGAGCGGCGTTTTTCGTTCGAACAGACCGATCTTGCCGATCGCCCCGCGATGGCGCGGCTGTTCGCCAGGCACCGGTTCGAGCGGGTGGTGCATCTCGCGGCGCAGGCCGGGGTGCGTTATTCGATCGATCATCCGCATGCCTATGTCGATGCCAATCTCGAGGGCTTCGTCAACGTGCTGGAGGGCTGCCGGCATCACGGATGCGGCCACTTGGTCTATGCCTCCTCGTCGTCGGTCTACGGCGCCAATACCAAGCTGCCGTTTTCGGTCGACGACAAGACCGATCGTCCGATCAGCCTCTATGCCGCGACGAAAAAGGCCAACGAACTGATCGCCCATTCCTACAGCCACCTCTATCGGCTGCCGGTGACGGGCTTGCGGTTTTTTACCATCTACGGGCCGTGGGGTCGGCCCGATATGGCGATTTTCATCTTTACCAGGGCAATCCTCGAGGGCACCCCGATCAAGCTCTTTAACCACGGTAAAATGCGGCGCGATTTCACCTATATCGACGACGTGACCAGTGCGGTCATGCGGCTGGTCGACCAGGCTTCGCCCGACGCCGGCCCGGCCGCCGGTGCGCCGGCTCGGGTTTACAATGTTGGCAACAATCATCCGGAAGAGCTGACCCATGTGGTAGCGGTTCTGGAGCGGGAACTGGGCCGCGCCGCGGTCCGGGAGATGTTGCCGATGCAGCCGGGGGACGTCACCGAGACCTTCGCCGATGTCACTGAGCTGATGCGCGATACGGGCTTTCGGCCGCAGACGTCGATCGAGGACGGGCTTCACGAATTTGTCGCCTGGTATCGCGACCACTACAGGATTTGA
- a CDS encoding lysylphosphatidylglycerol synthase transmembrane domain-containing protein produces the protein MRRILLSTVKILISAALLYLSLRKVNLYDLASRLHVESLGWIGLAIAVLFLQIFIGVLRWREISSECGAPIEVRQGMRFNLIGTFFNQTLPSSIGGDAVRLWLVARAGAGWRAATYSIFIDRAIGLIALAIIIVASLPWSYNLITDPAGRSALLLVDFVALAAGLGFLLLGVLPFPWLKTWWATHHIHACAVIANRVIFSRDRGPKVAILSLLVHVLAVVIAWCVVQSIAAPVLFSQVFQLMPPVMLITMLPISIAGWGVREATMGLAFGYAGLMPTEGVNMSLLFGAVSFLVGIFGGLVWIFSPEKAAQGEAPIEVPK, from the coding sequence ATGCGCCGGATTCTGCTTTCGACGGTCAAGATATTGATCTCCGCCGCGCTGCTCTATTTGTCGCTGCGCAAGGTCAATCTGTACGATCTCGCCTCGCGTCTTCATGTGGAGAGCCTGGGCTGGATTGGGCTGGCGATTGCCGTGCTGTTTCTGCAGATCTTCATCGGCGTCTTGCGCTGGCGCGAGATCAGTTCGGAATGCGGCGCACCGATCGAGGTCAGGCAGGGGATGCGCTTCAACCTGATCGGGACCTTCTTCAACCAGACCCTGCCGTCCTCGATCGGCGGCGACGCGGTGCGGCTGTGGCTCGTCGCGCGCGCCGGCGCCGGATGGCGGGCGGCGACTTATTCGATCTTCATCGACCGCGCCATCGGACTGATTGCGCTCGCAATCATCATCGTCGCGAGCCTGCCCTGGAGCTACAATCTGATCACCGATCCAGCCGGACGGTCGGCGCTGCTGCTGGTCGATTTCGTGGCGCTGGCGGCCGGCCTCGGATTTCTGCTGCTCGGCGTGCTGCCGTTTCCGTGGCTGAAGACCTGGTGGGCAACGCATCACATCCACGCCTGTGCCGTGATCGCCAACCGGGTTATCTTCAGCCGGGATCGCGGACCAAAAGTTGCGATCCTCTCGCTGCTCGTTCACGTGCTCGCCGTCGTGATTGCCTGGTGCGTGGTGCAATCGATCGCCGCACCCGTGCTGTTCAGCCAGGTGTTCCAGCTGATGCCGCCGGTGATGCTGATCACGATGCTGCCGATCTCGATTGCCGGCTGGGGCGTTCGCGAGGCCACCATGGGGCTGGCCTTCGGATATGCCGGATTGATGCCCACCGAAGGCGTCAACATGTCGCTGCTGTTCGGCGCGGTATCGTTCCTGGTCGGCATCTTCGGCGGTTTGGTGTGGATTTTCAGCCCCGAAAAGGCCGCCCAAGGCGAAGCACCGATCGAAGTTCCCAAGTGA